A stretch of DNA from Coffea eugenioides isolate CCC68of unplaced genomic scaffold, Ceug_1.0 ScVebR1_3317;HRSCAF=4512, whole genome shotgun sequence:
TGGGTGAGAATACTGCTTTCGAATTGAAGTCAGGGTTGATTCACCTCCTACCTTCTTTCCATGGTCTCTCTGGCGAAGAACCTCATAAGCACGTCAAGGAGTTCGAGGTGGTTTGCTCTAGTATGAAACCTCCTGGGGTCACTGAAGAGCAAATTAGACTGAGAGCCTTTCCGTTCTCTCTCAAAGATGCAGCTAAAGATTGGCTGTACTACCTACCAGCAGGTAGTATTACCACATGGGCGCagctgaaaaagaaattcttgaaaaaattcttccctgcatCCCGGGCTGCGAGTTTGAGAAAGGAGATCTGCGGCATTAAACAATATCCCGGTGAGTCCTTGTATGAATACTGGGAAAGGTTTAACAAGTTGTACACTAGATGCCcgcagcatcaaattagtgagcAACTGTTAATCCAATACTTCTATGAAGGGCTCCAATCAACAGATAGGAGTATCATTGATGCTGCGAGTGGGGGAGCACTTGCAAACAAGACACCGAGGGAAGCGTGGGAGCTCATCGAAGCCATGGCAGAGAACTCCCAGCAATTTGGCTTACGTGAGAGCAACCCTCCCCGTAGAGTCAACGAGGTAGAGACTTCATTCTTATAGCAGCAACTGTTAGAATTGACGTCGGTTGTTAGGCAATTAGCCATGAGAGACACGCCGCGAGCAAAGATGTGTGGAATCTGTACTAGCATGGACCACTGCACGGACACGTGCCCCATTTTGCAAGAGGACGGGACGGAACAGGTAAACATGGccggaggcgtgcccgcgccccGCAGGCAATACGACCCGTACTCCAATACGTACAATCCGGGCTGGAGGGACCATCCCAATCTGAGTTACGGGAACAggcaacaaaattcattttcgAATCGTCCACCAGGATTTCAGCAACCATGGCAACCGAAACCGCAACCCTCATCCTCCAACTCAGGAAGTTCCTTGGAGGATATTGTCAAGAGTCTGGCTACGACTACCGCCCAGATCCAGCAAGAGACTAGACAGCTCCAACAGGAGACCAGGTCATTGACCACAAATATGGCTCAACTCCAGCAAGAAACTAGAGCCTTAACCATGAGCACCAATCAGTTCCAGCAGGACACAAAATCAGGCATGAAGGATATGGAGGCTCGAATAAGCCAAATGGCAACTGCCATCAATCGCTTGGAGTCCCACGCTTATGGAAAGTTACCCTCACAACCTGAAGTAAATCCCaggaatgtaagtgccatgacacTGAGGAGTGGCAAGACACTGGAAGGGTCTAAAGAGGGaaattcaaaaagcaagagTGAAGAGGAGATAGagaaggaaattgaagaggaagggcGTATTCGCAAGGATCCTAAGGTAACCTTCACTTCTCCGCCCATTATTAAATCTAACTTACCTCCTTTTCCTTGCAGGCTGGAGAAGACAAAAAAggtagagaaggaaaaagagcttTTAGATGTGTTCCGAAAAGTGGAAATTAACATCCCTTTACTGGATGCAATCAAGCAGATACCGAAATATGCTAAATTTCTCAAGGATCTATGCACCCATAAGAGGAAACTGATAGGGGACGAAAGAGTAGCGGTGGGAGAGAATGTGTCAGCAATGCTCCAAAGAAAGCTTCCACCCAAGTGtggagatccaggtatgttcacGATCCCCTGTAAGATAGGGAATACACCGATCAGGAAAGCAATGTTAGATTTAGGGGCGTCAATCAATGTGATGCCAAAGACCATTTTTGCTTCTCTAAATCTTGGACCACTTAAAGAAACAGCCATCATAATCCAACTAGCTGATCGCACAAATGCATATCCAGATGGGCTAGTTGAGGATGTCTTGGTTCAGGTAAATGAGTTAGTCTTTCCTGCAGATTTTTATATCTTGGACATGGAAGATGAAAAATCATTAAACCCGTCACCTATCTTGTTAGGTAGACCATTTCTTAGCACTGCCAGGACTAAAATAGATGTGAATGAGGGTACTTTGTCAATGGAGTTTGATGGTGAAACTgtgaatttcaatatttttgagGCGATGAAGTATCCAGAAGAATCTAACTCGATTTTTGCTTTGAGCATTATTGAGCCTTGTGTGCAGGAAACTTTCGAATTAGACGGCAAAGACGCATTGGAAGTGGCTCTAATCAAGCATCTGGAGTTAGGTGTAACTCTTGATGTGGGCCTAAGGGAAGAATTGCTCCATACTGTTGAGGCCTTACACTCACTACCCATCGTATCTCCAAGGTATGAACTTACTTCTCTTTTTGTGCCAGAGGCTCAGACAAAGTTGCTGCCTTCAGTGGTGCAGGCACCGGAGTTAGAATTAAAGTCTCTCCCGAAGCATCTAAAGTACGCATTCCTAGGAGACCGGAAGACACTGCCGGTGATCATCTCTGCACACCTATCTCCAAGTCAAGAAGACAAACTGGTACGAATCCTTAGGGAGCATAAGGAGGCAATTGGGTGGAGCATAGTCAATATTAAAGGGATTAGTCCGTCCTTGTGTATGCACCGGATAAGACTCGAGGATGATGCAAAGCCGGTGAGGCAAGCACAGCGAAGATTGAACCCTCTGATGATGGAAGTTGTGAAAAAGGAGATACTCAAGCTTCTGGAGGTAGGGATCATTTTCGCTATTTCGGATAGTCCGTGGGTGAGTCCTGTCCAAGTGGTCCCGAAGAAGGCGGGAGTGACCGTGGAGGAGAACCAGGAGGGTGATATGGTCCCGGTCAGAAAAGCTACTGGCTGGCGTCAGTGCATCGACTATCGGAGACTAAATTCTGTGACTAAAAAGGACCATTTTCCCCtcccttttattgatcagatggtTGAACGACTAGCGGGTCGTGTTTACTATTATTTCTTGGATGGCTTTTCAGGTTACTTTCAGATTGCGATCGCACCAGAAGACCAGGAAAAGACTACCTTCACATGCCCATTTGGTACGTTTGCCTACCGTCGGATGCCTTTCGGCCTTTGCAATGCTCCAGCAACCTTTCAACGGTGTATGGTAAGTATTTTCTCTGAATATGTGGAAAAAATAATTGAGGtgttcatggatgattttagtgtatACGGGGACAGTTTTGATGAATGCCTTGAGAATCTGGCTCTAATTCTGAAAAGATGCATAGAGACGAATTTGgtgcttaattgggaaaaatgtcactTTATGGTAGATCATGGCATTGTCTTAGGGCACGTTGTGTCGGCTAAGGGAATAGAGGTAGATAAAGCTAAAATAGATCTTATTTCTGCTCTACCTTACCCCGTATGTGTACGGGAAGTGAGTTCATTTTTGCGCCATGTAGGATTTTACAGAAGGTTTATCAAAGATTTCTCAAAGATAGGAGCACCCCTGTTCAAGTTACTGCAAAAGGACGTGCCATTTGATTTCACGAATGAATGTAAGGTGGCTTTTGATAAATTGAAGGAGTCGTTGACATCGCCGCCTGTCATTCAACCACCAGATTGGAGCGTTCCGTTTGAAATCATGTGCGACGCGAGTGACTATGCCGTGGGGGCCGTTTTGGGGGCAAAGAATTGGAAGAGTACCACGCAATCTACTACGCGTCGAGAGCATTAAGTGGAGCCCAATTTAATTACTCCACGACGGAAAAAGAATTACTAGCTGTTGTTTTTGCACTAGAaaaatttaggtcatatttgttgGGTGCAAAAGTAATTGttttctctgatcatgcagccttGAGGTACTTGCTGgcgaagaaggatgcaaaaccgAGGCTGATTAGGTGGATCTTGCTCCTGCAGGAATTCGATCTAGAGATCAAGGACAAAAGCGGAGCCGAAAATTTGGTGGCTGACCATTTGAGCAGGTTGCTCGCAAATCAAGAAGATCTACCGTTGAGAAAATCATTTCCCGAGGAGCAACTTTTAGCCATTAATTCGTCGGCACCATGGTATGCTGATATTGTCAATTTTTTGGTAGCAAACCAATTACCTGCAGGTTGGCCAAAGGCTAGAAGAGATAAATTAAAAAGTGACGCCAAGCACTATATTTGGGATGACCCCTACCTGTGGAGGCAATGCTCAGACCAAGTGATAAGAAGGTGTGTAAGTGCAGGTGAGTTTCATTCTATTTTGACTTTCTGTCATTCATTTGCAATTGGAGGGCATTTTGGTCCAAAGCGGACGGCTCGTAAAGTGTTAGAAAGTGGTTTTTATTGGCCTACTCTCTTTAAGGATGCATATTTGTTCTGCAAATcttgtgataagtgtcaaaAGGTGGGGAATATTTCTCGTAGAGACCAAATGAGTCAAACCCCCATAttatttgttgagatttttgatgtctggggtatagatttcatgggtcCCTTCCCCTCATCTTTTGGTTTCTTGTACATTATACTTGCTGTTGACTATGTTTTCAAATGGGTGGAGGCAAAAGCCACCCGGACTAATGATTCTAGAGTGGTCGCAGATTTTATAAGATCTAACATTTTTGTCCGTTTTGGAATGTCGAGAGCTATAGTGAGTGACAGGGGCACCCATTTCTGCAATAAGACAATCACTGCATTGTTTCGTAAGTATGGTGTGCTCTATAAAGTGTCCACTCCATATCATCCACAGACGAATGGGCAGGCCGAAGTGTCGAATAGGGAGGTCAAGTCAATTTTAGAGAAGATAGTGCGGCTTGATAGGAAAGACTGGAGTCTGAAATTGGAAGATGCTCTCTGGGCCTACCGCACGGCATATAAAACACCAATTGGGATGTCCCCATACAGGTTAGTTTTTGGGAAGCCCTGCCACCTCCCGGTGGAATTTGAACACAGAGCATTCTGGGCGCTTAAGCGGTGTAATATGGACCTTATGGAGGCCGGGGGACACAGAAAGCTCCAATTACAAGAGTTGGAAGAGCTAAGGAATGAAGCCTATGAGAACGCTGCAATATATAAGGAGAAGGGTAAAATTTTTCACGACCAACAAGTGTCGAGGAAGTTGTTTGTCATAGGGCAAAAAGTCCTGCTTTATCACTCGAGACTTAAGTTTTTTCCTGGTAAGTTGCGTTCCcgttggattggtccatttgtTATTACTAATATTTctcattatggtgcagtggaaaTCCAAAGTCTTAAAACGGAAAAAAGGTTCGTAGTCAATGGTCACCGTTTAAAACCTTATTATGAAGGGTTTAATAGTGAGCAAATGGAGGTTCTATTCCTTGATAATCCAGGTGGTGAAGTCTAAACAGTTGAAGGCCATGTCTaaccaaagacgttaaagaaatgtgctgcttgggaggcaacccaagtgATCATTCTTCATTATTCTGCAATTTTTCAGTTTCCTTTTAATGTTTTGATTGTTTTTGTGGTGTTGGACAGAAGAATAGGGgttccaaggcgtgcccacgccttgacGGAAATTCGTTTGGACATCATTTAGATGTTGTGGGCAGAAGACCATGCcctccaaggcgtgcccacgccttccaaccCCTCCGATAgcgaaagtaaaaaaaaaacaaaaaaaaaaattcaaagaaaatttttgacccAGACCCTACTTTTTCCACTTCGTCTTCTTCTTTGCTTGGCCTTGTCAAGTCCTCCAAGTTCCTCCGTTGAGATTTCCCTTGTCCTAGTTTTAGTCTCTATTTCACTTTCCTCTTTCCACCCATCAGCAGATCTGCGCGACGCAGACCAGCCCGCCGCGCGGGTTTTCTTCTCAGGCCGCAGCCCAGCGCCGTTCGTTCCAGCCGCGCGCGCGACCTGCCCCTGCCGACCTGTCCCCTGCGCAGCAGCCCCTGTGTGCGAGCCTTCTCTGTCCGCACGCCTGGCACGCCCAGCCAAACTTCGCGCGACCCTGCCGACCTTCTGCATAACTAATGAGTTTACTTCCTTCTGCATTCTTTTGATCCTTTTTGTTGGCACAAAACTGAATGCAAAATAGCAATAACCAAATAAGCTAAATGATACAATTACAAACTAGAAATTGAAAGACAGTAACGTACCTCCACCCTGGAAGGTATATGGATTgcataacttgctcaaaatacaAAGCCTGTTCTCTTTGGAGTTCAAAAATCCTTCGCCCTTTTTCATAGTTGCTACCAAAAGCTGTTCTTGAAATTACATCACTAGTAAATGTTTGAAGATAAGGCCACACATCTAATTCAAAAGATCCTTCTGCTGGGGCAAGGTTCTCCCATTTGCTTAACATCTCATTACAACTCAGATAAAATGCTGGCACCATGTACTGGATGTGAAGGAGAATCAAAAGCGTAAGTCTTCCAGCTTTTATGTTCTTCATTAATCAAAAAGTAAGAATGGAAATATTATTcagtgaaattttaaaattggaAAGGCTGCATTTGGTTCTTTATCTGGACTAGATTGGAACCATAACTACATTTATATGATGCAATACCAAACACTAGCCAGTTCCATGTCTGATAAATAACAAGAAACGGCCAAAAGCATGTAAGATATTGAAACAGCACCAAATTTCAGGAGAAAAAGCTAGAAACAACCTTCAATTTCTCTACATGAAAAGCAGGATTCAATAATCTTCTGTGTTTGGCCCATTTTTCTGTATCCAGGCTAGCAAGTCCTAGTGCTCGAAGTTTACTGATTGGATTTGCCCGAGGCTTCTGATAAGTAAAATTTTTTGTGAAGACCTCCTTCACTTGTTCAGAATCCAAGATAACCATTGCCGGCCTTGGTCCAAGCCAAAAAAAGCTATTTTTACctacaaaataatttttgataAGCAACTTATCCACTCTAAAATAAAAAGATTGGGTCAACCATATATGAAATGCATGATTGCTGAAAAACACAGCAAACCAAATAGTCTTCAGGCAAATTTGGAGAACAAACCTTTATGTTGCATTGTTTCATTGATGAAGGGCACGATTCTGGGAAAGATATCATCTGTTATAGAAATTGGTTTGGACTTAACCTCCTCAAGCATCCTTCCTATGTCTCTGGTGTCTCCAAACAAGAACCTGTAAGAGTTTCCCTGTAGACCTTGCCGCCTGAGGCTTTTCTCCATCTTCTTTGGTGTGATCCAAGCCCAATTCAAGAATCTCCATGCCCCGATGAGAAGAACTATAACTGACGAAACTCCAATCAAGCTATAGAAAAAGTCCATTTTCTCTGATGCGCTTCCACTCCTTCAGTCAAACTTTCTGCTGGCAGGGGGAACTTGCGAAGCGGTTAGTTATTAAGGATGGAGAACCTCAACTTTGGGACACTTAATTCTGAAATCTATGCATATCCATCTGTAAAATCAGCAAAGACAAAGTAGCTTGATGGTATGTTCTATGTTTACGGCATCTGCTAAAATGGAGATGCTCTGAGACTTCAACACTCACCTATAAAGG
This window harbors:
- the LOC113757785 gene encoding cytochrome P450 CYP72A219-like; this encodes MDFFYSLIGVSSVIVLLIGAWRFLNWAWITPKKMEKSLRRQGLQGNSYRFLFGDTRDIGRMLEEVKSKPISITDDIFPRIVPFINETMQHKGKNSFFWLGPRPAMVILDSEQVKEVFTKNFTYQKPRANPISKLRALGLASLDTEKWAKHRRLLNPAFHVEKLKNIKAGRLTLLILLHIQYMVPAFYLSCNEMLSKWENLAPAEGSFELDVWPYLQTFTSDVISRTAFGSNYEKGRRIFELQREQALYFEQVMQSIYLPGWSFVPTKRIKRMQKEVNSLVMQKVGRVARSLAGRARRADREGSHTGAAAQGTGRQGQVARAAGTNGAGLRPEKKTRAAGWSASRRSADGWKEESEIETKTRTREISTEELGGLDKAKQRRRRSGKSRVWVKNFL